A genomic window from Fibrobacterota bacterium includes:
- a CDS encoding DUF4405 domain-containing protein, whose product MNKPSWLRKNFYIITWVVNIALLPSFLLCLVTGLIMFPGLLELLSIRARSMPMETIAWLHDWSGLALGLGVVFHLFLHWRAAVQFVKVKILSRPRKPANTPS is encoded by the coding sequence ATGAACAAGCCATCCTGGCTGCGCAAGAACTTCTACATCATCACCTGGGTGGTGAACATCGCGCTCCTGCCCTCTTTCCTTCTTTGCCTGGTCACGGGCCTGATCATGTTCCCCGGTCTGTTGGAGCTGCTCTCCATCCGCGCTCGGAGCATGCCGATGGAAACCATCGCCTGGCTGCACGACTGGTCCGGACTCGCCTTGGGTCTGGGAGTGGTGTTCCATCTGTTCCTGCACTGGCGCGCGGCGGTGCAGTTCGTGAAAGTCAAGATCCTATCGCGACCCCGTAAGCCAGCAAACACGCCGTCCTGA
- a CDS encoding family 16 glycosylhydrolase gives MNNRLLRILLFAVFGSLPASARDSLLVWQDEFDKPGLPDPTRWNWDEGGSGMGNEEAQYYTKSRLANARVEGGHLVITARREDTLTCWYGPCKFTSARLVTRGIASWKYGRVDVRAKLPAGKGVWPAIWMLPEVSTYGGWPGGGEIDIMEFVGHEPQKVYGTVHTKAYNHPMGTQKGGNKTLTDLGSAWHVYSLEWEGDSLHVGVDGVRYFDFANEGTWEKWPFDQPFHLLLNLAVGGAWGGAQGVDTTVFPQQFLVDWVRVYKMDLGDGPYTVPTQVSGSGRIELTPAGPTFSALQKVGARAIADAGWEFSAWRGMLRSQRNPDTFLVDHSQPLEAVFVSAGERINDGDFTDGIGGWTSWHDDAVPTTITTTGGEACMRLTASSTDAWKSQFDRPGMRFVQGETYQLSFKARANAPRSISANLVMDHEPHSPLATSRRFALPAGVSRQTTTLVASKTDSVARLEFDFGDDTVGFCLDSISLRRTDGSAVRARSNLSSGSAAGPLRDPAGRLAEPRSLAVGIERGKARLVKKPAR, from the coding sequence ATGAACAACCGACTGCTTCGTATCCTGTTGTTTGCGGTCTTCGGTTCCCTGCCGGCTTCCGCCCGCGATTCCCTGCTGGTCTGGCAGGACGAGTTCGACAAGCCGGGCTTGCCGGATCCAACGCGTTGGAACTGGGACGAAGGCGGATCGGGAATGGGCAACGAGGAAGCCCAGTATTACACCAAATCCCGGCTCGCCAACGCGCGGGTGGAGGGTGGCCATCTGGTGATCACCGCCCGCAGGGAAGACACCCTCACCTGCTGGTACGGGCCGTGCAAATTCACATCGGCCAGGTTGGTCACGCGTGGCATCGCCAGTTGGAAATATGGGCGTGTGGACGTGCGTGCCAAGCTTCCAGCGGGCAAGGGCGTGTGGCCGGCGATCTGGATGCTCCCGGAGGTTTCCACCTACGGAGGTTGGCCGGGTGGCGGCGAGATCGACATCATGGAGTTCGTGGGACACGAACCCCAGAAGGTGTACGGGACGGTCCACACCAAGGCGTACAACCATCCGATGGGAACCCAGAAGGGAGGCAACAAGACCTTGACAGATCTTGGTAGCGCCTGGCATGTCTACAGCCTGGAGTGGGAGGGGGACAGTCTCCACGTCGGGGTGGACGGTGTGCGGTACTTCGATTTCGCCAACGAAGGCACCTGGGAGAAATGGCCGTTCGACCAGCCCTTCCATCTTCTGCTGAACCTCGCCGTCGGAGGCGCCTGGGGCGGGGCGCAGGGCGTGGACACCACGGTGTTTCCGCAACAATTCCTGGTCGACTGGGTGCGCGTGTACAAGATGGACCTGGGGGATGGTCCCTACACGGTTCCCACGCAGGTTTCCGGTTCGGGCCGGATCGAACTCACGCCCGCAGGCCCGACGTTTTCCGCCTTGCAGAAGGTGGGCGCGCGTGCCATCGCCGATGCCGGCTGGGAGTTTTCCGCCTGGCGCGGGATGCTCCGCTCGCAGCGCAATCCCGACACGTTCCTGGTGGATCATTCGCAGCCGCTGGAGGCGGTCTTCGTGAGCGCTGGCGAGCGCATCAACGATGGCGACTTCACCGACGGGATCGGAGGCTGGACCTCCTGGCACGACGATGCCGTTCCCACCACCATCACCACCACCGGCGGCGAGGCCTGCATGCGGCTGACCGCGAGTTCTACCGACGCCTGGAAAAGCCAATTCGACCGTCCCGGGATGCGCTTCGTGCAGGGGGAGACCTACCAGCTTTCCTTCAAGGCCCGCGCCAATGCGCCCCGGTCCATTTCCGCGAACCTCGTGATGGACCACGAACCCCATTCGCCGCTGGCCACCTCGCGACGCTTCGCCCTGCCTGCGGGTGTTTCCCGGCAGACGACCACGCTGGTGGCGTCCAAGACGGATTCCGTCGCCCGATTGGAATTCGATTTCGGAGACGATACGGTCGGATTCTGTCTGGATTCCATCTCCCTGCGGCGCACCGATGGATCCGCGGTGCGAGCGCGCTCGAACCTCTCTTCCGGGAGCGCTGCCGGACCCCTTCGCGATCCGGCGGGGCGCCTTGCCGAGCCCCGCTCGTTGGCTGTGGGCATCGAACGAGGGAAGGCGCGTCTGGTGAAGAAGCCGGCTCGCTGA
- a CDS encoding sialate O-acetylesterase: MKIGMWKSSIALTLAGLALAPQANAQVDPNFYVFLAFGQSNMEGYATDFGGSDKVSLPRFQVLGATTCTGLQRTKDKWSPGIAPLFRCGTGLSPADYFARTLVDSLPTHIKIGMVPVAVAGSKIDGFDPSTGVAYYSKEASWMQNIVKEYDGNPYARLVAMGKIAKQTGVIKGILLHQGESNAGENVTVWGGKVKKVYDALIKDLGLDAKQVPLLAGEVANAGGMNNTIDQLPSVISTSYVIKSTSLATHANDGTKLHFSAASYREFGKRYAVQMLAYLRSHSSVSPTAPPEASLAGDYAVYDIRGTKVAGFHAGDALAVEAGWNSVRTGLSGGIYWMKNLTTGVNLRMANGI; the protein is encoded by the coding sequence ATGAAAATCGGCATGTGGAAGAGTTCAATCGCCTTGACTCTGGCCGGTCTAGCCCTGGCGCCTCAGGCAAACGCCCAGGTGGACCCGAATTTCTACGTGTTTCTGGCCTTCGGGCAGTCCAACATGGAGGGCTACGCCACCGATTTCGGTGGTTCGGACAAAGTCTCCCTGCCCCGCTTCCAGGTGCTCGGGGCCACCACTTGCACCGGACTCCAGCGCACCAAGGACAAGTGGTCGCCCGGGATCGCACCGCTCTTCCGTTGTGGCACCGGCCTGAGTCCGGCAGATTATTTCGCGCGGACCTTGGTGGACAGCCTTCCGACCCACATCAAGATCGGCATGGTCCCGGTGGCGGTGGCGGGGTCCAAGATCGACGGTTTCGATCCATCCACCGGAGTGGCCTACTACTCCAAGGAAGCCAGCTGGATGCAGAACATCGTGAAGGAATACGATGGCAATCCCTATGCGCGGTTGGTCGCCATGGGGAAGATTGCCAAGCAAACCGGTGTGATCAAGGGGATCCTGTTGCACCAGGGGGAATCCAATGCCGGCGAAAACGTGACCGTGTGGGGCGGCAAGGTCAAGAAGGTCTACGACGCATTGATCAAGGACCTGGGCTTGGATGCCAAACAGGTTCCCCTCCTGGCGGGCGAGGTCGCCAACGCCGGAGGCATGAACAACACCATCGACCAGCTTCCCTCGGTCATTTCCACTTCCTATGTGATCAAGTCCACCAGCCTTGCCACTCACGCCAACGACGGCACCAAGTTGCATTTCAGCGCTGCCTCCTATCGGGAATTCGGCAAGCGGTACGCGGTCCAGATGCTCGCTTACTTGCGCAGCCATTCCTCCGTTTCTCCCACGGCGCCGCCAGAGGCCTCACTCGCCGGAGACTATGCGGTCTACGACATCCGCGGCACAAAGGTGGCCGGTTTCCATGCGGGGGATGCCTTGGCCGTGGAAGCGGGCTGGAATTCCGTGCGGACAGGGTTGTCTGGTGGGATCTACTGGATGAAAAACCTCACCACCGGTGTGAATCTTCGGATGGCCAACGGGATCTGA
- a CDS encoding DUF2750 domain-containing protein has translation MNTKKNESIIQLPAGKRYEYFIRKTADFQQIWSLRNAEGWLLLGGNTNAKLIPLWPERIFAEYCNRVNKTECQAESIGLNDFLSKMSKILIRDNIQLAVFPNQNMSAPIRDRKSLSRSYR, from the coding sequence ATGAACACAAAGAAAAATGAATCAATCATTCAACTCCCAGCAGGAAAACGGTACGAATATTTTATCAGGAAAACTGCCGATTTCCAACAAATTTGGTCCCTACGAAACGCTGAAGGCTGGTTATTGCTAGGAGGAAACACGAACGCAAAACTAATTCCACTATGGCCTGAAAGAATATTCGCTGAATACTGCAATAGAGTCAACAAGACAGAATGTCAGGCCGAAAGCATCGGCCTTAATGATTTTCTATCGAAAATGAGCAAAATACTAATTCGCGACAACATTCAGCTTGCAGTTTTTCCAAATCAAAACATGTCCGCCCCCATTAGAGATCGAAAAAGCCTGTCAAGATCTTATCGATGA
- the lepA gene encoding elongation factor 4, producing the protein MRPQADRIRNFCIIAHIDHGKSTLADRLLENTGTVQKRDMQAQLLDSMDLERERGITIKSKAIRLEYEYKGETYYLNLIDTPGHVDFTYEVSRSLRACEGAILVVDATQGMQAQTISNLYLAMGAELEILPILNKIDLPSAQPDMFAKQVGELIGFDPDEIPRVSAKAGIGITELLEKIVEFFPAPKAEREIPLRAFVFDSVYDSYRGGIAYVRVVEGTLKKGMKLRYMRSGGEYDAIEIGILTRTRIPCDELSAGEVGYLVGNVRNLSDIKTGDTLTDMARPAAEPLPGYREVKPMVFAGLYPIDPDDYSELRESLEKLQLNDSAISFVPETSGALGFGFRCGFLGLLHMEVVQERLDREFNMNIITTAPGVEYHVTKTDGEVVLVDNPSQLPSPNAIDSIAEPWIKAQIFTPSEYIGNIHKLCNEKRGVYLNTSYISEIQVTLEFELPMGEVMFDFFDRLKSATKGYASLDYDEIGYREGDLNRLDILLNGDPVDAFSVIIHREKAFSHGMALCEKLKELIPRQQFDIAIQAALANKIIARTTVKALRKDVTAKCYGGDISRKRKLLEKQKEGKKRMKSIGSVEVPQEAFLAVLDMGGDN; encoded by the coding sequence ATGAGACCTCAAGCGGATCGGATCCGCAACTTTTGCATCATCGCCCACATCGACCACGGCAAGTCCACCTTGGCCGATCGTTTGTTGGAAAACACCGGCACCGTCCAGAAGCGCGACATGCAGGCCCAGCTTCTGGACAGCATGGATCTGGAACGCGAGCGCGGCATCACCATCAAGTCCAAGGCCATCCGTCTCGAGTACGAGTACAAGGGCGAGACGTACTATCTGAACTTGATCGACACGCCGGGTCACGTGGACTTCACCTACGAAGTCTCGCGATCTTTGCGCGCCTGCGAAGGGGCGATTCTTGTCGTCGACGCCACCCAGGGCATGCAGGCGCAGACCATCTCCAACTTGTATCTGGCGATGGGCGCCGAACTCGAGATCCTGCCCATCCTGAACAAGATCGATCTGCCGTCGGCCCAGCCCGACATGTTCGCCAAGCAGGTCGGCGAGCTGATCGGATTCGATCCCGACGAGATCCCCCGGGTCTCGGCCAAGGCCGGCATCGGGATCACCGAGCTGCTGGAAAAGATCGTCGAGTTCTTTCCGGCCCCGAAGGCCGAGCGCGAGATCCCGCTGCGCGCATTCGTCTTCGATTCCGTCTACGACAGCTATCGCGGCGGCATCGCGTACGTTCGCGTGGTGGAAGGAACCCTCAAGAAGGGCATGAAGCTGCGGTACATGCGATCTGGCGGCGAGTACGACGCCATCGAGATCGGCATCCTCACCCGCACCCGCATCCCCTGCGACGAATTGTCGGCGGGCGAGGTGGGCTACCTCGTGGGCAACGTTCGGAATCTGTCCGACATCAAGACCGGCGACACCCTCACGGACATGGCCAGGCCCGCCGCCGAGCCTCTTCCGGGCTACCGCGAAGTCAAGCCCATGGTGTTCGCCGGATTGTATCCGATCGATCCGGACGACTACTCGGAATTGCGCGAATCGTTGGAAAAGCTCCAGCTCAACGACAGCGCCATCAGCTTCGTGCCGGAAACTTCCGGCGCCCTGGGGTTCGGCTTCCGCTGCGGCTTCCTGGGCCTGCTGCACATGGAAGTGGTGCAGGAGAGGTTGGACCGCGAGTTCAACATGAACATCATCACCACCGCTCCGGGCGTGGAATACCACGTGACAAAAACCGACGGCGAGGTGGTGCTGGTCGACAACCCTTCGCAACTGCCTTCGCCCAACGCGATCGACTCCATCGCGGAGCCCTGGATCAAGGCGCAGATCTTCACGCCCAGCGAATACATCGGGAACATCCACAAGCTGTGCAACGAGAAACGCGGCGTGTACCTGAACACCAGCTACATCTCGGAGATCCAGGTCACGCTGGAATTCGAGTTGCCCATGGGAGAAGTCATGTTCGACTTCTTCGATCGCCTCAAGAGCGCGACCAAGGGCTATGCTTCGCTGGACTACGACGAAATCGGTTACCGCGAGGGCGATCTCAACCGTTTGGACATCCTGCTCAACGGCGATCCGGTCGACGCGTTTTCCGTGATCATCCACCGCGAGAAGGCGTTTTCCCACGGCATGGCCTTGTGCGAAAAGCTCAAGGAGTTGATCCCGCGCCAGCAGTTCGATATCGCCATCCAGGCCGCATTGGCCAACAAGATCATCGCACGCACCACGGTCAAGGCGTTGCGAAAAGATGTGACGGCAAAGTGCTACGGTGGCGATATCTCCAGAAAGCGCAAGCTCCTGGAAAAGCAGAAGGAAGGCAAGAAGCGGATGAAGTCCATCGGTTCGGTGGAAGTCCCGCAGGAAGCGTTCCTCGCCGTTCTCGACATGGGCGGCGACAACTGA
- a CDS encoding glycoside hydrolase family 9 protein: MNRTLLRSLALASLGLTTIAQAAGKFTPDEYKRALWMATRFYGGQRSGEGPNWLLIGQPDSLQKSFLKDSHEGKDVSGGWFDCGDHVMFGQTQYWAAYSLAKAYETFPTGYDDLYDGRTYDDYKQSGKWNDIDGGKPNGIPDLLDELVYEADYIAKAAISKDVFITLKADPDPDHKRWVTAPMMSKMSKALGGECASGGEEKYEAPDWTFKGNLTPCTGYSSRSIKADKDKAMASNAAATLAIMARILQRLGIYPERVTLYTEKAKVAYEHASSVSGTIGYTPFYSANPNQWDDFVSASAELYLLTKEQKYLDAAKANEGQVNKNHNWAFSYNNADDMAYFNLQRTAGSSTALDLLKKYADYYKGKINGEGLSEVGDAGWGTLRYPLGAAYSMALANVATASETYLPQIQQQVDFIMGANNAKIAFLVGLKTSLSTSTPRFPHHRGVFQRNDNPSDANKAQMVIPEKNQSFGALVANVGFASTGFKDNVIDYKYSEVCTDYNVGVVGALGYVISKVAPVDTSKFHGGASVARSRAKLAVERQGEAFVFRAEAGQLLTNLRIVDPQGREIWNPGVSAPEIRWVPDRPGLFLVQAGSGRRNLTTSVAVTR; the protein is encoded by the coding sequence GTGAACCGAACCTTGCTCCGCTCCTTGGCACTGGCCTCCTTGGGACTCACGACCATCGCCCAGGCCGCTGGCAAATTCACCCCGGACGAATACAAGCGAGCCTTGTGGATGGCCACCAGGTTCTACGGCGGGCAGCGCTCCGGCGAAGGTCCGAACTGGCTCTTGATTGGTCAGCCGGACAGTCTTCAGAAAAGCTTTTTGAAGGATTCCCACGAGGGCAAGGACGTCTCCGGCGGATGGTTCGACTGTGGCGACCACGTCATGTTCGGGCAAACCCAGTACTGGGCGGCCTACTCCCTGGCCAAGGCCTACGAGACATTTCCCACCGGTTACGACGACCTGTATGACGGTCGGACCTACGACGACTACAAACAAAGCGGGAAGTGGAACGACATCGATGGGGGGAAACCAAACGGGATCCCGGATCTGCTGGACGAACTGGTCTACGAGGCCGACTACATCGCCAAAGCGGCTATTTCCAAAGACGTATTCATCACGCTCAAAGCCGACCCCGACCCCGACCACAAACGTTGGGTGACCGCCCCGATGATGTCCAAGATGAGCAAAGCCTTGGGTGGCGAATGCGCCAGCGGCGGTGAGGAGAAGTACGAAGCCCCGGATTGGACGTTCAAAGGGAATCTGACTCCGTGTACCGGATACTCCAGCCGCTCCATCAAGGCCGACAAGGACAAAGCCATGGCCTCCAACGCCGCGGCCACCCTGGCCATCATGGCGAGAATCCTGCAACGGCTGGGGATTTATCCGGAGCGTGTCACATTGTACACGGAAAAAGCCAAAGTGGCCTACGAACATGCGTCGTCGGTTTCCGGCACGATCGGCTACACACCGTTCTATTCGGCCAATCCCAACCAATGGGACGATTTCGTGAGCGCCTCGGCGGAGTTGTACCTGCTGACCAAGGAGCAGAAATACCTGGACGCTGCCAAGGCGAACGAAGGCCAAGTCAACAAGAACCACAATTGGGCATTCAGCTACAACAACGCCGACGACATGGCGTACTTCAATCTCCAGCGCACGGCGGGAAGCTCGACGGCCCTGGATCTGCTCAAAAAATACGCAGACTACTACAAGGGAAAGATCAATGGCGAAGGACTGAGCGAAGTGGGCGATGCGGGCTGGGGCACGTTGCGCTATCCGCTGGGCGCCGCCTACAGCATGGCTCTGGCCAACGTGGCCACGGCAAGCGAAACCTATCTGCCCCAGATCCAGCAGCAGGTGGATTTCATCATGGGTGCCAACAACGCGAAAATCGCCTTTCTCGTGGGACTGAAAACCTCCCTTTCCACTTCCACACCGCGCTTTCCGCACCATCGCGGGGTATTCCAGCGCAACGACAATCCCTCCGATGCCAACAAGGCCCAGATGGTCATCCCGGAGAAGAACCAGTCCTTCGGAGCCTTGGTGGCCAACGTGGGATTCGCCTCCACCGGCTTCAAGGACAACGTCATCGACTACAAATACTCCGAAGTCTGCACGGACTACAACGTCGGAGTGGTGGGTGCGTTGGGGTACGTGATCTCGAAGGTGGCACCGGTGGATACCTCCAAGTTCCACGGCGGCGCTTCGGTCGCCCGCTCGCGCGCAAAGCTGGCGGTGGAGCGCCAAGGCGAAGCGTTCGTGTTCCGTGCCGAAGCTGGACAACTTTTGACCAACCTTCGGATCGTGGATCCGCAAGGCCGCGAGATCTGGAACCCGGGCGTTTCCGCCCCGGAAATCAGATGGGTGCCGGACCGGCCCGGACTGTTCCTGGTGCAGGCGGGCTCGGGAAGACGGAATCTGACCACATCGGTGGCCGTGACGCGCTGA
- a CDS encoding SPOR domain-containing protein, translating into MTVLAILTTSLLCALPSPSEVRADLDAYPWRPAPAPAVQDTDSKRPTKETVTTAPAPPPAPATASSTKPSPTPTPAPAASTGGTWAIQLVAISNADAARSEQKRLEKIVGGTVDLVVEPPMNKLRWGNFATKEEAEAAKAALKAKSVDGYVVRR; encoded by the coding sequence ATGACCGTGCTTGCGATTTTGACCACCTCACTTCTTTGCGCTCTCCCCTCACCCTCCGAAGTCCGTGCGGACCTCGACGCCTATCCATGGCGTCCCGCTCCAGCCCCCGCGGTGCAGGACACGGACTCCAAACGACCAACCAAGGAAACGGTCACCACCGCCCCTGCGCCCCCTCCGGCGCCCGCAACGGCATCCTCCACGAAGCCATCCCCCACTCCCACTCCAGCCCCCGCCGCCAGTACCGGTGGAACCTGGGCCATCCAGCTGGTCGCGATCTCCAACGCGGATGCCGCCCGGTCCGAGCAGAAGCGTTTGGAAAAGATCGTGGGAGGCACGGTGGACCTGGTGGTCGAGCCTCCAATGAACAAACTCCGCTGGGGCAACTTCGCCACCAAGGAGGAGGCCGAAGCGGCCAAAGCGGCCCTCAAGGCGAAATCCGTCGACGGATACGTCGTTCGTCGCTGA
- a CDS encoding peptidoglycan DD-metalloendopeptidase family protein → MKAIYLTWLSDEGRPKVLRVPLALLWAPFLVLLVLSLILAALWQSPWSPRRLEDGLARLERENERLERQVQTAQDGLDRSRKSVRMADVAWNEVRELAGMSPATEQGTKASASDEIDVARMLETARAIRSGYDSSLRRISLRPMEVGRLPTIRPVRSGHPLVESFGPSVDLFTGQELDVEGLSWGAVEGTPVWSTGAGKVVSVGQMPRWGKFVKIQHDERCQTFYGHLSRIDVAEEDEVVRGQVIGLSGSTGKTTGPRVFYAVFLDGVAADPRSFLLPEAL, encoded by the coding sequence GTGAAAGCGATCTATCTGACATGGTTGTCCGATGAAGGACGTCCCAAGGTTCTCCGGGTTCCCCTGGCCTTGCTTTGGGCGCCGTTTCTGGTTTTGTTGGTTTTGTCTTTGATCTTGGCGGCGCTTTGGCAGAGCCCTTGGTCCCCCCGCAGGTTGGAAGACGGCCTGGCGCGTTTGGAGCGCGAGAACGAACGTTTGGAGCGCCAGGTCCAGACCGCCCAAGACGGATTGGACCGGTCCCGCAAGTCCGTGCGCATGGCCGATGTCGCTTGGAACGAAGTCCGCGAACTGGCCGGGATGTCGCCGGCCACCGAGCAAGGAACCAAGGCATCCGCTTCCGATGAGATCGATGTCGCCCGGATGCTGGAAACGGCACGCGCCATTCGCTCCGGATACGACTCCTCTTTGCGGCGCATCTCGCTGCGTCCCATGGAAGTCGGCCGGTTGCCGACCATCCGGCCCGTTCGGTCGGGGCACCCCCTGGTGGAATCGTTCGGCCCAAGTGTCGACCTGTTCACGGGACAGGAATTGGACGTGGAAGGATTGTCCTGGGGGGCGGTGGAAGGCACACCCGTGTGGTCCACCGGCGCTGGCAAGGTTGTTTCCGTTGGCCAGATGCCTCGCTGGGGCAAGTTCGTGAAGATCCAGCACGACGAGCGCTGCCAGACCTTCTACGGGCACCTGTCGCGCATCGATGTCGCCGAAGAAGACGAAGTCGTGCGCGGCCAAGTGATCGGTCTTTCCGGCTCCACGGGAAAGACCACCGGCCCCAGGGTGTTCTATGCGGTCTTCCTCGATGGTGTCGCAGCCGACCCGCGATCTTTCCTGCTTCCCGAGGCGCTCTGA
- a CDS encoding sialate O-acetylesterase, with protein sequence MLPRIRNIHLGLAVAGMVLVPQANAQVDPNFYVFLAFGQSNMEGNAALPSPAMASNARFQDLSAVTCGSRTQGKWFTAQSPLVRCDSKYSLLESFGKTMMAELPATIKIGIVPVAVAGTAITGFDPTQAKSYYSSQQSWMQSIANQYGGDPYARLVAMAKVAQQTGVIKGILLHQGETDAGQAGWADKVKTIYNKLLSDLSLKAADVPLLAGEVYNNAGTNAGINKLPGVVPTAYVVSSSGCAAGSDNLHFSVAGYDALGARYAQKMIPLLPKSSLEGRKPVSDKVTGGDYAVYDLKGVQVASFQAADADAVESSWNGVRQNLPSGIYWMKNAASGVPHRVLNER encoded by the coding sequence ATGCTGCCACGAATCCGAAACATCCACTTGGGCTTGGCGGTCGCTGGAATGGTGTTGGTACCGCAGGCGAATGCCCAAGTGGACCCCAATTTCTACGTGTTCTTGGCCTTTGGTCAGTCCAACATGGAAGGCAACGCGGCTCTTCCCAGCCCTGCCATGGCCTCCAATGCGCGGTTCCAGGATTTGTCCGCCGTGACCTGCGGCAGTCGCACCCAGGGCAAATGGTTCACCGCCCAATCGCCGTTGGTGCGATGCGACAGCAAATACAGCCTGCTGGAGTCCTTCGGGAAGACCATGATGGCGGAGCTCCCCGCCACCATCAAGATCGGGATTGTACCCGTGGCGGTGGCGGGAACGGCGATCACCGGATTCGATCCCACCCAGGCGAAGTCCTACTACTCCTCCCAACAAAGCTGGATGCAGTCCATCGCCAACCAGTACGGCGGCGACCCGTACGCGCGATTGGTGGCCATGGCCAAGGTGGCCCAGCAGACGGGAGTGATCAAGGGAATCCTGCTTCACCAGGGTGAAACGGACGCAGGGCAGGCTGGATGGGCAGACAAGGTCAAGACCATCTACAACAAGCTTCTGAGCGACCTGAGCCTGAAGGCCGCCGACGTACCTCTGTTGGCCGGTGAGGTCTACAACAACGCGGGCACCAACGCAGGCATCAACAAGCTTCCCGGGGTTGTTCCCACGGCCTATGTGGTTTCCTCCTCTGGTTGCGCGGCGGGTTCCGACAACCTCCACTTCAGCGTGGCCGGTTACGACGCGCTCGGCGCCCGCTATGCCCAGAAAATGATCCCTCTCCTGCCCAAGAGTTCCCTCGAAGGTCGCAAGCCGGTTTCCGACAAGGTGACGGGCGGAGACTACGCGGTCTACGATCTGAAGGGTGTCCAAGTGGCTTCCTTCCAGGCTGCCGATGCCGACGCCGTGGAATCCTCCTGGAACGGAGTCCGACAGAATCTGCCCAGCGGAATCTACTGGATGAAGAACGCCGCATCGGGAGTTCCCCACCGGGTTCTCAACGAGCGATAA
- a CDS encoding fibronectin type III domain-containing protein: MNPRFRLPQAFWMTLAVLALTVQSADVPLDAVSGASGGRKMVTISKVNVTTNTASITFSEGYSNGTLRLYYSTTAFANASDTTRATVTKMNVTTRGSGTVKITSLTASTKYYYRFQGYYPRGVANYWATGSFTMEAIAGLQPGALHRPETGYGFDAVDALGRRSSGSPVTHTPDGSSLQPRTERR, encoded by the coding sequence ATGAATCCACGATTCAGACTTCCGCAGGCATTCTGGATGACCCTGGCTGTCCTTGCACTGACTGTGCAATCCGCCGACGTCCCGCTGGACGCGGTTTCCGGAGCCAGCGGTGGCCGCAAGATGGTAACCATTTCCAAGGTGAACGTCACCACCAACACGGCCTCCATCACCTTCTCCGAAGGCTACTCCAACGGGACTCTGCGCCTGTACTATTCCACCACGGCCTTCGCAAATGCTTCGGACACCACGCGCGCGACCGTCACCAAGATGAATGTCACCACGCGCGGATCGGGCACGGTGAAGATCACCTCGCTGACGGCGAGCACCAAGTACTACTACCGCTTCCAGGGGTACTACCCCAGGGGTGTCGCAAACTACTGGGCCACCGGAAGCTTCACCATGGAAGCCATCGCCGGCCTGCAGCCGGGCGCCCTTCACAGGCCTGAAACCGGCTACGGCTTCGATGCGGTCGATGCGCTGGGACGTCGCTCCAGCGGATCGCCGGTGACCCACACTCCAGACGGCTCTAGCCTGCAGCCTCGCACGGAACGTCGCTGA